The Magnetospirillum sp. WYHS-4 genome includes the window GGTCACCCCGGCCTTGCGCATCAGGGTCGGATTGGTGGTGAATCCGGCGATGCGCGAATCGGCGCAATAGCGGGCGATGGTCGATTTGTCGGCGCCATCGGCGAAGATCTTGACGCGGAGAGGGCTGGAAGCGGTCATGGCACGCCTTTCCCGTAAGGTTCGTCCATCATGCCGCGTTCTCGTTCCGGGGGCTGCGACCGGGGTCACAGAAGGGCATCGTCATAGGCGCCCCGCCCTGAGATCGGGGAGCATGGCCAGGATGGAATCCCGCAAGGCCTCGCGGGTCGGCCGCTGGCAGCGCCAGCCCAGCGCCTGGATGCGGTCGGTGGACAGCCGCACCACCGGAACGTCGCCCTTCCAGCCCCGCTTGCCGCCCGCGTAGCGGAATTCGACGGCGGCCGGGTCCAGGCCCAGGCATTCGACCGCCAGGCGGGCGATCTCGGCCACCGTCACGTAGTCTCCGGTGGCCACGTTGTAGGCGGCGAACGGGCGGGGCGCCTTGTCCTTGGCCAGCAGGACGGCGGAAACCACGTCGTCCACGTGGATGTAGGATTTGCTTTGGCTGCCGTCGCCCAGGATATCCAGGTGTCCGGGCTCCTTCAGCAGGCGGCGGGCGAAGTCGAAGCCCACGCCGTGGGTCTGGCGCGGCCCCACCACGTTGCCGAAGCGGAAGGCGGCCCCGGTCAGGCCGAACATGAAGGCGTAGGCGGAAATCATCGCCTCGCCGGCCAGCTTGCTGGCCCCGTAGGTGGACACCGGCAGCAAGGGCCCGTGGTCTTCGCCGGCTTCGGCCTCGCCCAGGTCGCCGTAGATGCCGCTGCCCGAGGCGTAGAGGATGCGACCGCCCCCGTTGATGCGTAGCGCCTCCACCACGTTATGGGTGAGCAGGGTGCCTTCGACGAAATCGACGGCCGGTTCGCTCGCCGCGCGGGCGATGTCCGGGTTGGAGGCCAGGTGGATGACCGTACCATGGCCGGCCATGGCCGCCGTCAGCCGGTCCAGGTCCTTGACGTCGGCCCGCACCACCGCCAGGCGGCCGTCTTTGCGATGGTCGGCATAATGCCATTCGCGGCCCGAGGAGAAATTGTCGTAGAGGGTGACGACCTCGGTCGCCGCGTCCGCCAGCAGGCGGTCGGTGAAATGGCTGCCGATGAAGCCGGCGCCGCCGACGATGAAATAGCGCCTGTCCGCCGTCATGGTTTCTTCCCCTGGCGAAGCTTTTCCCTTTCCATACAGGGCTTGGGCATGGAAAGTCGAGTCGGGAACGACTGCAGGGTGATCGGGTGAAGGCGGCCCCAGGATGTCTCGCCCGCAGACTGCGGGTGATGGGCCTGTTTGTTGCCTTGGGGTTCCTTCACCCCGTCAACGGACGTGACAGGCCGTCCCGACCGTCCTAATGTTGCAGGAAGCAGGGGCGTCGGCAATGGAGAAACCCATGTCGCTGGGGCTGCGCACGAGAGTCATGATCCTGATCGCCGCGGCAATGGTTCCCGCCGCCGCCGTGGGTCTGCTCAATGCCTCGCGGGAAGCCCGCCACAGTCTCCACATGGCCTCCGAGCAGGTTGTCGCCCTGGCCCGCCAACTGGCTTCGGACAACGGACAGATGGTCGGCGGAACACGCGACCTGCTGGAAGCGGTGGCAACCTTCCCCTCCATCGAAAGCGGCAACCTGGAACACTGCCGCCGGGTCCTGACCCGCATGCAAGGTAAATTGCGACAATATGCAGCCTTCGCCGTCGCCAACCCCGCAGGTCTAGTGATCTGCAGTTCCCAGCCCCTGTCCGACCCGGTCAGCGTGGCCGACCATCCCTGGTTCCCCCGCGCCTTGGCGGGCGACGGCCTGACCGTCGGCGACGTAAGGCCCGAAGGGATCGCCGGAACCCCGGCGATCCATTTCGCCAGAGCCATCCGCGATCCCGGCGGCAAGCCCGTGGCGGTGGCCTTCGCCGCCTATGACATCGCCCATCTGCGCAGCACCCTCACCCACGCGGAACTTCCCGCCGCCGGCCACCTGAGCCTGGTCGACAGCACCGGACGCATCGCCTTTCGCAGCCCCGATCCCGAAAACTCGGTGGGCAAGTTGCTGCCCGACGGAGGAATTCTCCGCCCCATGCGGGAAGAAGGCGAGGGCGTGACGGAGGGTATGGGAGTAGATGGAAAGCGCCAGATTTTCGGTTTCTCGCCGCTGGGCGGAACCAGCGACACAGGCCTTTTCGCGGTGATTTCCGTCGAGCGCGACGAACTGATCGCCTCCGCGCTTGCGACCTTCTGG containing:
- a CDS encoding NAD-dependent epimerase/dehydratase family protein; translation: MTADRRYFIVGGAGFIGSHFTDRLLADAATEVVTLYDNFSSGREWHYADHRKDGRLAVVRADVKDLDRLTAAMAGHGTVIHLASNPDIARAASEPAVDFVEGTLLTHNVVEALRINGGGRILYASGSGIYGDLGEAEAGEDHGPLLPVSTYGASKLAGEAMISAYAFMFGLTGAAFRFGNVVGPRQTHGVGFDFARRLLKEPGHLDILGDGSQSKSYIHVDDVVSAVLLAKDKAPRPFAAYNVATGDYVTVAEIARLAVECLGLDPAAVEFRYAGGKRGWKGDVPVVRLSTDRIQALGWRCQRPTREALRDSILAMLPDLRAGRL